The following DNA comes from Moritella sp. 24.
GTGGTTCCGTTTCACTGAGTGGTGGGCATGGCACTGCGATTGCGTGGGCACCGTTGTTTGTCGACAAGTACAATATCAGTAATGCAATGGAAATTGGTATTGCTTGTGCGACATTTGGCTTGATTCTTGGCGGTGTGATTGGTGGGCCAATTGCCAAGTATTTGATTGGTCATTATAAGTTAGAGCCCAGTAAAGAACCTAAATTGACCGTTGGTACGTTACATAAACCTAAGACAAAATCGGCAGACATCGCAGAGACTCAGCCCTGTATCGCGCCAATTGATTATCATCATATGCTTAATTCCATACTGATTATCAGTATTAGTATTGGTTTGGGACTGGGGCTGAATATCGTGTTCGCTAACTTAGGTTTATATTTACCTGAGTTTGTAACGTGTCTATTTGCAGGCATTATCGTTATTAACTTTGGGCCATTGATTATGCCAAAGTTAACTTGGCCAGAACGCAGTCGTTCATTAGCACTTATTTCTGATCTCAGTTTAGGCTTGTTCCTCGCCATGTCATTAATGAGTCTGCAACTCTGGACTCTGGGTGGATTAGGCGGGCCAATTTTAATCATGTTGACCGCACAAGTTGTGATTGTTACTGGTTTTGTAATCTTTGTGGTTTTTCCTTTGATGGGTAAGGATTATGATGCTGCGGTGATGTCGGCTGGTTATGCGGGATTAGCGTTAGGCGCGACCCCAACAGCGATTGCGAATATGACAGCTGTAACCGAGAAGTTTGGTGCGTCAGCAAAAGCCTTTGTGGTGGTGCCATTAGTTGGGGCGTTTTTTATTGATATTGCCAATGCGCTTATTATTCAGTTTTTGTTGGATATTTTTGCAACCTAGTCGCAAAGTAATAATGTCATCATGAAGAAGGGCATACCATGAAGGATATGCCCTTTGTTTATCTTCTAACGTATTCTGGCTTAGTCCGCTTAGTCCGCTTAGTTGGTATGATCCCACATATTAACGAGCTCTGTTAAACCTGCGCCAACGGTAGTGTCTGGCGTGATATAAACATGGCTTGCCTTGTTGGCAGCACTTGCTTGACCATTTGCTAATGGCATTAAAATATCGTTAATGAACGGTGTTAAGTAATGGCTGTTTGCTGGGTTTGAACCCGGTGCTTTCGGGAAATAAATCATGTTCTCGTTATGGCGGCCTGACATCGTTGCTACTGGATCTTTTTCTCGCACCATATTGATTACGTTGTTGTAACGCATTTTGTTAGCAAACGCATGGATATACTTTTCAATAATACGGGTTGCTGGTGACGAGAATACACGTGTTAATACACCTGTTCTTACGCCTGCGTCAATGGCGGTATAAGCACCGAGTGAATGACCTGTCAGTACGACGTTATAAGTTTTAGCCGCATTTGAGGCTTTATAACCACGCGTTAATGACGCTGTGTTTGCTGGATATTGCGCTAAGATCTGTTGGGTAAAGTTATACGCATCAACCTGCCAGTCTTCATCTGTTTCAGAAAGGTTAGCAAGCATGAGTTCAATATCTTGCATTACATCACCGTTACTGCTGGTACCTTTGAAAGAAATAATAACTTCTTCTTCTAAATTTTTGCTCGGGACTGCGGGTACTTTAATCGCGACACCGTGAACGCCACTGTCACCAACATAGGTTGCAATCACATTCAGTTCTGCACTGTTTTCGTCGAGCATCAACTGTTGAAAGGTTTCGTTGTCAGTAAATGCAAACGGTCCAGCACCTTGCTCTGTGCTGTAGACATAACTTGATGCAAATGCGTAACGCAGCATGTTGTTATACGCGACCGGTAATTCAGTGTTATTAATGGCGAGGGCGTCAACTTCTGTCATCACTGGGTATTCATAACCATAAGAATTATCAGAAGCAAAGTAAGTGATATTACTAATAAATTCTGCTGAGTATTTATTGACGAGGGTATTGCTGCACATACTCGCTAAGGTACTGTGCACCTGGTCTGAGTTTACCGCGACAGAATCAATCTTTTTAACGACAAAGTAGTTTTCGGTGTCAGCTGAATAGCTGTTGTCTTTCCAATATCCCTCTAGCTTTAAGTACTGATTACTGGGATTGACCGCCCATGATTTTTTGATTAAATCTGAACGCGATGCGAAGCTATCTTTCACGCCATAACATTGCAAATAGGTGCTATCGAGGGCAAAACTGTTAAAACTCAGTACTGATATTAATAGTGTAAAAATAGTACGCATTTAAAACTCCAAGTATTATGTATCATGGTCGAATAACTGTTATTGACGACGACGAATGTTAATTAACTGTTGTTGGACAGGGAGGCAGATTAGCGCGTTTATATCATTATTTTTTCAATCTAGATCTCAATTTTACGTAATTCACTGGCAATATGTGACATGTCGTTCTATTTGTAAGCGTTTTGTGAGCTATAAGAACAATTAAGCTTACACCTGTATTTAATAATATTATGTATAGGTTTATTGATATTAACAAAGTCTATTAGTAGTGTATTATGCTGAGCGTGTATTTTTATATTAAAAAGGGGATAAGTGTCTAAAATGAAGCTATTACTGTTGTCTGTCGCGTTGTTTTCGAGTACTTCAATTGCTGCGAATACGGGTTTTAATACTGACGTAGAGCGATGTGCATCGTTATTACCAAAAGCAAAGGTGTATAACGTATCTTTGGAATATCAGATTGATACAACGCCTGCTGTACCAGTTATTAATACGAGTTTTGGTGTTGAATGGTCACCTGAATATGAGCCCTCAGATGCAGATCAAGAAGCTGCTTTTCAAGCGCTTGAACCTTTTGTTTTATGTATGGGTAAAGCGTTTACCGGAAAGTGATCAACTAACTGCTGTGTGAGTAGGTACAAATATGCTCACTGTTCCAGTCCGCTAATGGTTTTGGACGAGAGTAGTAAAAACCTTGGGCATAGCGACAACCTAGTTGTTTTAAGCGTTGTGCTTGCTCGGCGGTTTCAACACCTTCTGCGACGATCTCAGCATCGAATTCATCTGTCATTGTCACAATCGCGGCAATGATTGAGGTATGTCGCTTACTTTCTAGCATTTGGCTAACAAAAGAACGGTCGACTTTTAATGAGTCAAAGGGAAGTTGCGTCAAATAAGCTAATGATGAATAGCCTGTACCAAAGTCATCAATCGCAATGTGTATTCCTAAGCCACGTAACTGTTCTAATGTTTTGTTTGTCAGCGCTGGCTGACTCACTAAGCGTGATTCTGTGACTTCTAATGTAAGGTTTTCTGCGGGTAGTTGTGTGGTCATTAAAATTTGTTTAACAGCATCAACATAACCTGAGTGTACGAGTTCACGGACAGATAGATTAACATGCAAGGCAAAGGTATTAGGCCATAGCCCTTTGTCTATCTGTTGCTTGGTATCAGCACAAGCTTGCATTAAAATTTGCTGACCAATTTCGATGATCATACCGGTACTTTCTGCGAGTGGAATAAAGTCCAGTGGGGATACTAATCCTCGCGCAGGACTGTGCCAGCGCACTAAGGCTTCAGCGCCGCTGACTTCATCGGTTGTTAGGTCGATAACTGGTTGGTAGTAAACTTGGAATTCACGATTTGTGATTGCGTGTCGTAGTTCAGC
Coding sequences within:
- the gltS gene encoding sodium/glutamate symporter, yielding MELDVRQTVIVAILVLFIGKYLTHKVAFLQEYNIPEPVSGGLIASILFAILYGVFDIELQFSLAVRDTLLIVFFTIIGLSSRFSTLLKGGKPLIILLIIAVVYLFLQNFTGLTVAQFTQQLPEVGIIGGSVSLSGGHGTAIAWAPLFVDKYNISNAMEIGIACATFGLILGGVIGGPIAKYLIGHYKLEPSKEPKLTVGTLHKPKTKSADIAETQPCIAPIDYHHMLNSILIISISIGLGLGLNIVFANLGLYLPEFVTCLFAGIIVINFGPLIMPKLTWPERSRSLALISDLSLGLFLAMSLMSLQLWTLGGLGGPILIMLTAQVVIVTGFVIFVVFPLMGKDYDAAVMSAGYAGLALGATPTAIANMTAVTEKFGASAKAFVVVPLVGAFFIDIANALIIQFLLDIFAT